The proteins below come from a single Burkholderia sp. FERM BP-3421 genomic window:
- a CDS encoding acyl-CoA dehydrogenase family protein, with product MHENTEAFAAGANNIPDSRGVNFFTTDHDLAALLRLYLDDAGYRRLEPTLHALGRRASDELDRWAGSADRHPPELQHRTRRGEPLQRIDKHPDYVALERVAFAELGLASMSHRDDAPPPLVKYALTFLFVQAEFGLCCPVSMTDSLTRTLRRYGAPELVERFLPRLASRDFDTLYQGAMFMTEQAAGSDVARIETRAVRETGADGATAWRLYGDKWFCSNADADLAMVLARPDGAPSGLKGLALFLLPKALPDGARNHYRIVRLKDKLGSRSMASGEITLDGAYAYLIGEVGRGFHQMADMINMSRLSNGVRAAGLMRRALTEALHIARHREAFGRKLIEMPLMQRQLLKMLVPAEQARSLFIQIALLLPRADAGDEQAARCVRILTPLIKFRACRDARRVAGDAMEVRGGTGYIEEWSDARVLRDAHLGSIWEGTSNIVALDIARAVTREQALEPLRAHLARLLADAGLPPASEVALERALARACELMARVATQGDDARVRAAGSALYHATTAILLAHEGARLAPDYRRLALAHLVLRHKLSPLDPLAPRDGAADAEAGALLLGDRPVPLDAALRLLDDAQVNA from the coding sequence ATGCACGAGAACACCGAAGCGTTCGCCGCGGGCGCGAACAACATCCCCGACAGCCGCGGCGTCAATTTCTTCACGACCGACCACGACCTGGCCGCGCTGCTGCGCCTGTACCTCGACGACGCGGGCTATCGCCGCCTCGAACCGACGTTGCATGCGCTGGGTCGGCGGGCGTCGGACGAGCTCGATCGCTGGGCCGGGAGCGCGGATCGCCATCCGCCCGAATTGCAGCACCGCACGCGGCGCGGCGAACCGCTGCAGCGCATCGACAAGCATCCCGACTACGTCGCGCTCGAGCGCGTCGCGTTTGCCGAACTGGGGCTCGCGTCGATGAGCCACCGCGACGATGCGCCGCCGCCGCTCGTCAAGTACGCGCTGACCTTCCTGTTCGTGCAGGCCGAGTTCGGCCTGTGCTGTCCGGTGAGCATGACGGATTCGCTGACCCGCACGCTGCGCCGCTACGGTGCGCCGGAGTTGGTCGAGCGTTTCCTGCCGCGGCTCGCGTCGCGCGATTTCGACACGCTGTACCAGGGCGCGATGTTCATGACCGAGCAGGCGGCGGGCTCGGACGTCGCCCGCATCGAGACGCGCGCGGTGCGCGAAACCGGCGCGGACGGCGCGACGGCGTGGCGGCTGTACGGCGACAAGTGGTTCTGCTCGAACGCCGATGCCGATCTCGCGATGGTGCTCGCGCGTCCCGACGGCGCGCCGTCGGGCCTCAAGGGGCTCGCCCTGTTTCTGCTGCCGAAGGCCTTGCCGGACGGCGCGCGCAATCACTACCGCATCGTCCGCCTGAAGGACAAGCTCGGCAGCCGCTCGATGGCGAGCGGCGAGATCACGCTCGACGGCGCATACGCCTACCTGATCGGCGAGGTCGGGCGCGGCTTCCACCAGATGGCGGACATGATCAACATGTCGCGCCTGTCGAACGGCGTGCGCGCGGCGGGCCTGATGCGGCGCGCGCTGACCGAGGCGCTGCACATCGCACGGCACCGCGAGGCGTTCGGCCGCAAGCTGATCGAGATGCCGCTGATGCAGCGGCAGTTGCTGAAGATGCTCGTGCCCGCCGAGCAGGCGCGCTCGCTGTTCATCCAGATCGCGCTGCTGCTGCCGCGCGCGGACGCGGGCGACGAGCAGGCGGCACGCTGCGTGCGCATTCTCACGCCGCTGATCAAGTTCCGCGCGTGCCGCGACGCGCGCCGCGTCGCGGGCGATGCGATGGAGGTGCGCGGCGGGACCGGCTACATCGAGGAGTGGAGCGACGCGCGGGTGCTGCGCGACGCGCATCTCGGGTCGATCTGGGAAGGCACGAGCAATATCGTCGCGCTCGACATTGCCCGCGCGGTCACGCGCGAGCAGGCGCTCGAACCGCTGCGCGCGCACCTGGCGCGGCTGCTCGCGGACGCGGGCCTGCCACCCGCGAGCGAGGTCGCGCTGGAACGGGCCCTGGCGCGCGCATGCGAACTGATGGCGCGCGTGGCGACGCAGGGCGACGATGCGCGCGTGCGCGCCGCCGGGTCGGCGCTGTACCACGCGACGACGGCGATCCTGCTGGCGCACGAAGGGGCGCGGCTCGCGCCTGACTATCGGCGGCTCGCGCTCGCGCACCTGGTGCTGCGTCACAAGCTGTCGCCGCTCGATCCGCTGGCGCCGCGCGACGGCGCGGCCGACGCGGAGGCCGGCGCGCTCCTGCTGGGCGACCGGCCGGTGCCGCTGGACGCGGCGCTGCGCCTTCTCGACGACGCACAGGTGAACGCATGA
- a CDS encoding LysR substrate-binding domain-containing protein — MELKQLRYFVAVAEELHFGRAAKRLFISQPALSFDIRKFEEELGVALLVRTSKRVALTNAGEVLLGEARRLLLQAGEAARLTVRSASGLGGRLRIGFVNSMLYRGLPQAVARFGADHPGVEIVLKEMNTHEQVDAIRRAQIDLGYAHWGSFPTDIAAETIYSEPFECCLPAGHPLAGEARLALSALAAEPFILFPRDVAPHYHDLIIAQCVQAEFSPLIRHEARLWQTVLSMVEFGMGVALAPHALRKARGERVCFVSLLDTGFASQTLQLRRADDVEPVVERFAGYVREAIGGLAREA, encoded by the coding sequence ATGGAACTCAAGCAGTTGCGCTACTTCGTGGCGGTGGCCGAGGAACTGCATTTCGGCCGCGCGGCGAAGCGGCTTTTCATCTCGCAGCCGGCGCTGAGCTTCGACATCCGCAAGTTCGAGGAGGAGCTGGGTGTCGCGCTGCTCGTGCGGACCAGCAAGCGGGTCGCGCTGACCAATGCGGGCGAGGTGCTGCTCGGCGAGGCGCGCCGGTTGTTGCTGCAGGCCGGGGAAGCCGCGCGGCTGACGGTGCGTTCGGCGTCCGGGCTCGGCGGGCGGCTGCGGATCGGCTTCGTCAATTCGATGCTGTACCGCGGCCTGCCGCAGGCGGTGGCGCGCTTCGGCGCGGATCATCCAGGCGTCGAGATCGTGCTGAAGGAAATGAACACGCATGAACAGGTCGACGCGATCCGGCGCGCGCAGATCGATCTCGGCTACGCGCACTGGGGGAGCTTCCCCACTGACATCGCGGCCGAGACGATCTATTCGGAGCCGTTCGAGTGCTGCCTGCCGGCCGGTCATCCGCTCGCGGGCGAGGCGCGGCTCGCGCTCTCGGCGCTCGCGGCCGAGCCGTTCATCCTGTTTCCGCGCGACGTCGCGCCGCATTATCACGACCTGATCATCGCGCAGTGCGTGCAGGCGGAATTCAGCCCGTTGATCCGGCATGAGGCGCGGCTGTGGCAGACGGTGCTGTCGATGGTCGAATTCGGGATGGGGGTCGCGCTCGCGCCGCATGCGCTGCGGAAGGCGCGCGGCGAGCGCGTGTGTTTCGTGTCGCTGCTAGACACGGGATTCGCGTCGCAGACCTTGCAGCTGCGCCGCGCGGATGATGTGGAGCCGGTCGTGGAACGGTTCGCGGGGTATGTGCGGGAAGCGATCGGAGGGCTCGCGCGGGAAGCGTGA
- a CDS encoding histidine kinase encodes MQGTYNHWLVLLSFGIATLASYATLDLTAFISLLKQPKLRRVWLSGGAAAMGTGIWSMHFVGMLAFSLPIPLGYNLAETGVSLLLAVLASYFALSVVTRELLTWGRLCVGGASMGGGIAGMHYTGMAAMHMQPAIAYDPVLFAASLMIAVGASTAALWIAQTLRAQHTRHATVRRIGAAMVMGVAIGGMHYTAMAAANFGPDAICGAANGIDAPWLATTIALFTLALLVVTLLVSRFDARATFLRGMADTLEELVKQRTSELEGALKRYERTTRMLQQTREKMEREIEERKSAQARLEQEKDEQRRLMSELADTHVQLLQSDKLASIGQLAAGVAHEINNPIGFVNSNLNTLRGWVRDLLGVVTAHETLMSSLDSATRDTLLNAWKSADIDFVRDEIITLIDESIDGTTRVRRIVQDLRDFSRPGSGDWSMVDIHAGIESTLNVVHNEIKYKADVVRDFGDLPLIECLPSQLNQVFMNLFVNAAQAIVGRGVISVRTTLEGDQVAIAISDTGSGMSQDVQRRIFDPFFTTKPIGEGTGLGLSVSHGIVERHKGTIDVESEPGRGTTFTVHLPVRQRVASTAATALNDKT; translated from the coding sequence ATGCAAGGTACGTACAACCATTGGCTGGTTCTGCTGTCATTCGGCATTGCGACGCTGGCGTCGTATGCAACGCTCGATTTGACGGCCTTTATCTCGCTGCTCAAGCAACCGAAGTTGCGGCGCGTATGGCTGAGCGGCGGCGCCGCGGCCATGGGAACGGGTATCTGGTCGATGCACTTCGTCGGCATGCTGGCGTTCTCGCTGCCGATTCCGCTCGGCTATAACCTCGCCGAGACCGGCGTGTCGCTCCTGCTTGCCGTACTCGCGTCGTACTTCGCGCTGAGCGTTGTGACGCGCGAATTGTTGACCTGGGGCCGCCTGTGCGTCGGCGGAGCATCGATGGGCGGCGGTATCGCCGGCATGCACTACACCGGGATGGCGGCGATGCACATGCAGCCGGCAATCGCGTACGACCCGGTCCTGTTTGCCGCGTCGCTCATGATCGCGGTCGGGGCCTCCACGGCGGCACTGTGGATCGCGCAGACCCTGCGCGCGCAGCATACAAGACATGCGACCGTGCGAAGGATCGGCGCTGCGATGGTCATGGGCGTGGCGATCGGCGGCATGCACTACACAGCGATGGCGGCGGCCAACTTCGGTCCGGACGCGATATGCGGCGCGGCCAACGGCATCGATGCGCCGTGGTTGGCAACGACGATTGCGCTGTTTACGCTGGCGCTCCTGGTGGTAACGCTGCTGGTTTCCCGTTTCGACGCGCGGGCGACCTTCCTTCGGGGGATGGCGGATACGCTGGAGGAACTCGTAAAGCAGCGAACCTCGGAACTGGAAGGCGCGCTGAAACGTTACGAGCGGACGACCCGGATGCTGCAACAGACCCGCGAAAAGATGGAGCGCGAGATCGAGGAGCGCAAGTCGGCGCAGGCGAGACTCGAGCAGGAGAAGGACGAACAGCGTCGGCTGATGAGCGAGCTGGCGGATACGCACGTCCAGTTGCTGCAATCCGACAAGCTCGCTTCGATCGGCCAACTGGCCGCGGGCGTCGCGCACGAAATCAACAATCCGATCGGCTTCGTCAACTCGAATCTGAACACGCTGCGTGGCTGGGTACGCGACCTGCTCGGCGTGGTGACGGCTCATGAGACGCTCATGTCCAGTCTGGATTCCGCTACGCGCGACACACTCCTGAATGCCTGGAAAAGCGCCGATATCGACTTCGTTCGGGACGAGATCATCACCTTGATCGACGAGTCGATCGACGGCACCACGCGTGTTCGCCGCATCGTGCAGGATCTACGCGATTTTTCGCGTCCTGGCAGCGGCGATTGGAGCATGGTCGATATCCATGCCGGCATCGAAAGTACGTTGAACGTCGTTCATAACGAGATCAAGTACAAGGCGGACGTGGTTCGCGATTTCGGCGACTTGCCGTTGATCGAATGCCTGCCGTCGCAATTGAATCAGGTGTTCATGAACCTTTTCGTCAACGCGGCGCAGGCTATTGTCGGGCGCGGTGTTATCTCGGTTCGGACGACCTTGGAGGGCGACCAGGTGGCGATTGCGATTTCCGATACCGGGAGTGGCATGTCGCAAGACGTACAGCGCCGGATTTTCGATCCGTTCTTTACGACCAAGCCGATCGGCGAAGGCACCGGTCTCGGACTGTCGGTGTCGCATGGGATCGTGGAGCGTCATAAGGGCACCATCGACGTCGAGAGCGAACCCGGGCGAGGCACAACCTTCACCGTGCATTTGCCCGTCAGGCAGCGGGTTGCCAGCACTGCCGCCACCGCGCTGAATGACAAAACCTGA
- a CDS encoding HD domain-containing phosphohydrolase, with amino-acid sequence MASDGQIPGQTAPTPVVLLVDDEPNVLSALKRVLRVARYDVRTAESGEAALDLLTSTEVDLIVSDMRMPHMNGSDFLARCRTMWPETMRILLTGYSEIDSVVRAVNEGGIYRYLNKPWDDQDLLLTIGQALEQRRLRAEAMRLAALTQTQNETLRRFNDELERQVRARTEEIGQTVMFLEAAQRDLKSNFTAMAQVCANMVELRCGSGGGQAMRIGEIAKHLASSLEMSALQTQEVYFAGLLHGIGKLSLPDALLHKPIAKMSTEERHLFHQHPLRAQMVLTPVDQLHQVASIIGHQFERFNGRGIPDGLVGNDIPLGSRIIAVARDFDGLCHGDIGVQHTRDQALDALRSQAGIRYDPQVVGRLITLMKNPVISGMAASISEVSAAGLVEGMRLADDLRTRRGVLLMAKGSAMSAHQIELIRRFEAHEDSPFKILIQASRGAADGFSRIAGQPG; translated from the coding sequence ATGGCAAGCGACGGGCAGATCCCGGGCCAGACGGCGCCAACCCCCGTGGTCCTGCTGGTCGACGACGAACCGAACGTTCTGTCCGCACTCAAGCGTGTTCTAAGAGTCGCTCGATACGACGTGCGAACGGCGGAGAGTGGGGAGGCGGCGCTCGATCTACTGACCTCGACGGAGGTCGATCTGATCGTATCGGACATGCGCATGCCACATATGAACGGCTCGGACTTTCTGGCACGCTGCCGCACGATGTGGCCCGAGACGATGCGAATCCTGCTGACTGGCTACTCGGAGATCGATTCCGTTGTGCGAGCCGTGAACGAGGGTGGGATCTATCGCTATTTGAATAAACCTTGGGATGACCAGGATCTGCTTTTGACGATCGGGCAGGCCCTCGAACAGCGCCGTTTGCGCGCCGAAGCGATGCGTCTCGCGGCACTTACGCAGACGCAAAACGAAACGCTACGCCGATTCAATGACGAATTGGAGCGGCAGGTCCGGGCGCGTACCGAGGAGATCGGCCAGACTGTGATGTTTCTCGAAGCCGCCCAACGGGACCTGAAGAGCAATTTCACCGCAATGGCGCAGGTCTGCGCAAATATGGTCGAACTGCGGTGCGGCAGCGGCGGCGGACAAGCGATGCGGATCGGGGAGATCGCGAAACATCTCGCCTCGTCGTTGGAGATGAGCGCGCTGCAGACACAGGAGGTGTATTTCGCCGGCCTGTTGCATGGCATAGGCAAATTGTCGTTGCCCGACGCGCTATTGCACAAGCCGATCGCGAAGATGTCGACGGAAGAACGTCACCTGTTCCACCAGCACCCGTTGCGCGCCCAGATGGTTCTGACACCTGTGGATCAATTGCATCAGGTCGCGTCGATCATCGGGCACCAATTTGAGCGCTTCAATGGCCGGGGGATACCGGATGGCCTCGTGGGAAACGACATTCCGCTGGGCTCGCGCATCATCGCGGTGGCGCGGGATTTCGACGGGCTGTGTCACGGCGATATCGGCGTGCAGCATACCCGCGATCAAGCACTGGACGCACTTCGATCTCAGGCGGGCATCCGTTACGACCCGCAGGTCGTTGGTCGCTTGATCACCTTGATGAAAAATCCGGTGATTTCCGGCATGGCTGCATCGATATCGGAGGTCTCGGCAGCCGGATTGGTCGAGGGAATGCGGCTTGCCGATGATCTGCGCACGCGCCGGGGCGTGCTGCTGATGGCCAAGGGTAGCGCGATGTCGGCCCATCAGATCGAACTGATCCGCCGTTTCGAGGCGCACGAGGATTCGCCGTTCAAGATCCTGATCCAGGCATCGCGCGGGGCAGCGGACGGCTTCTCGAGAATTGCCGGTCAGCCCGGCTGA
- a CDS encoding DUF2846 domain-containing protein, which translates to MIRNWRVLCVVGGVVLGAAGCATQQGTPYQDMSASIPTLDADHGRLYFFRETGVLGAASGSQVRVNDQPVGTMPMGAFFYVDEPAGEYTITTSSARDTPLTVKLAGGDTRYVRLSVPYSVVAGPLMPTLEQSEQAQQVVRTLRYVGAPVAAAGKEAASQ; encoded by the coding sequence ATGATCCGGAACTGGCGAGTGCTTTGCGTGGTGGGCGGTGTGGTGCTGGGGGCCGCAGGCTGCGCGACGCAGCAGGGGACGCCGTATCAGGACATGTCGGCTTCGATACCGACGCTCGATGCCGACCACGGCCGGCTGTATTTCTTCCGCGAGACCGGCGTGCTGGGCGCGGCGAGCGGCTCGCAGGTGCGGGTGAACGACCAGCCGGTCGGGACGATGCCGATGGGGGCGTTCTTCTATGTCGACGAGCCGGCCGGCGAGTACACGATCACGACGTCGAGCGCACGCGACACGCCGCTCACGGTGAAGCTCGCCGGCGGCGATACGCGCTACGTGCGGCTGAGCGTGCCGTACTCGGTGGTGGCGGGGCCGTTGATGCCGACGCTGGAGCAGTCGGAGCAGGCGCAGCAGGTGGTGCGGACGCTCAGGTATGTCGGGGCGCCGGTGGCGGCGGCGGGGAAGGAGGCGGCGTCGCAGTGA
- a CDS encoding NAD(P)/FAD-dependent oxidoreductase, whose amino-acid sequence MLSFVKQAHVPSYYAASVNDTTRHPPLDAAIRADVCVIGGGLTGLTAALNLAERGYRVALLEASRVGWAASGRNGGQLIGGYACEIDTFAAHLPAEDVKRIWAMGREAVELVKARIERHAIDCDLRLGYLTAANKPRDVRALRAWRDEAAARYDDHAFRYVERQDLPRYVDSARYLGGLFDAASGHLHPLNYTLGLARAAREAGVSIFEESGATSFAKTGAGYRVAAGPGSVDARCVVLACNAYLGRLAPALARKIMPVGTYMIATEPLGEARARALMPAGAAICDSAFVLDYFRLSRDHRLLWGGKVSYSTWPPRRLAQAMRADMLKTFPMLADARVDYAWGGFVDITMNRAPHFGRLEPDVYFAQGFSGHGVNVTALAGTLIAEAIDAQAGRFDLFGAIRHRDFPGGARWRTPALMLAMAWYRIRDAL is encoded by the coding sequence ATGCTCAGCTTCGTCAAGCAGGCCCACGTGCCGTCCTACTATGCGGCGAGCGTCAACGACACGACCCGGCATCCGCCGCTCGACGCGGCGATCCGCGCCGACGTGTGCGTGATCGGCGGCGGGCTCACGGGCCTGACGGCCGCGTTGAATCTGGCCGAGCGCGGCTATCGGGTGGCGCTGCTGGAAGCGTCGCGGGTCGGATGGGCGGCGAGCGGGCGCAACGGCGGCCAGCTGATCGGCGGCTACGCATGCGAGATCGACACCTTCGCGGCGCACCTGCCGGCCGAGGACGTGAAGCGGATCTGGGCGATGGGGCGCGAGGCGGTCGAACTCGTCAAGGCGCGGATCGAACGGCATGCGATCGACTGCGACCTGCGGCTCGGCTACCTGACCGCCGCGAACAAGCCGCGCGACGTGCGCGCGCTGCGCGCCTGGCGCGACGAGGCGGCCGCGCGCTACGACGATCACGCGTTCCGGTACGTCGAGCGGCAGGACCTGCCGCGCTACGTCGATTCGGCGCGCTATCTCGGCGGCCTGTTCGATGCGGCGAGCGGCCACCTGCATCCGCTCAACTACACGCTCGGGCTCGCGCGGGCGGCGCGCGAGGCGGGCGTGTCGATCTTCGAGGAGAGCGGCGCGACGTCGTTCGCGAAGACCGGAGCCGGCTACCGGGTGGCGGCCGGCCCCGGCAGCGTCGACGCGCGCTGCGTGGTGCTCGCCTGCAACGCCTACCTGGGGCGGCTCGCGCCCGCGCTCGCGCGCAAGATCATGCCGGTCGGCACCTACATGATCGCGACCGAGCCGCTGGGCGAGGCGCGCGCCCGCGCGCTGATGCCGGCCGGCGCGGCGATCTGCGACAGCGCGTTCGTGCTCGACTACTTCCGCCTGTCGCGGGACCACCGGCTGTTGTGGGGCGGCAAGGTCAGCTATTCGACCTGGCCGCCGCGCCGCCTCGCGCAGGCGATGCGCGCCGACATGCTGAAGACCTTCCCGATGCTCGCCGACGCGCGGGTCGATTACGCGTGGGGCGGGTTCGTCGACATCACGATGAACCGCGCGCCGCATTTCGGCCGGCTCGAACCGGACGTGTATTTCGCGCAGGGTTTTTCCGGGCACGGGGTCAATGTGACGGCGCTCGCGGGCACGCTGATCGCGGAGGCGATCGATGCGCAGGCGGGCCGCTTCGATCTGTTCGGCGCGATCCGTCACCGCGATTTCCCGGGCGGCGCGCGCTGGCGGACGCCCGCGCTGATGCTCGCGATGGCGTGGTATCGGATCCGGGATGCACTATAA
- a CDS encoding ABC transporter permease subunit, whose amino-acid sequence MIKSNKAITVAVLTAGFLFLYIPIISLVVYSFNESKLVTVWSGFSLKWYAALLKDDELLGAAWLSLKIALLTACTSVAMGTWAGFVLARFGRFRGFTLFSGMINAPLVIPEVIQGISLLLLFVAMEQLIGWPTGRGMLTIWIGHMMLCVSYVAIVVQSRVRELDRALEEAALDLGATPVKVFFVITLPLIAQALLAGWLLSFTLSIDDLVLSAFLSGPGSTTLPLLVFSRVRLGLNPEMNALATLFIVLVTIGVIGINMLMLSRERRRARDLRAALAAASGEPPAAGAGASPAGGRFGVRGSASTI is encoded by the coding sequence ATGATCAAGTCGAACAAGGCGATCACGGTGGCCGTGCTGACGGCCGGCTTCCTGTTCCTGTACATCCCGATCATCAGCCTCGTCGTGTACTCGTTCAACGAATCGAAGCTCGTGACCGTCTGGTCCGGCTTCTCGCTGAAGTGGTATGCGGCGCTGCTGAAGGACGACGAACTGCTCGGCGCGGCGTGGCTGTCGCTGAAGATCGCGTTGCTGACCGCCTGCACCTCGGTCGCGATGGGTACCTGGGCCGGGTTCGTGCTCGCGCGCTTCGGGCGCTTTCGCGGCTTCACGTTGTTCAGCGGGATGATCAACGCGCCGCTCGTGATTCCCGAGGTGATCCAGGGCATTTCGCTGCTGTTGCTGTTCGTCGCGATGGAGCAGCTGATCGGCTGGCCGACCGGGCGCGGCATGCTCACGATCTGGATCGGCCACATGATGCTGTGCGTGTCGTATGTCGCGATCGTCGTGCAGTCGCGCGTGCGCGAACTCGACCGCGCGCTCGAGGAGGCGGCGCTCGATCTCGGCGCGACGCCCGTCAAGGTGTTCTTCGTGATCACGCTGCCGCTGATCGCGCAGGCGCTGCTGGCCGGCTGGCTGCTGTCGTTCACGCTGTCGATCGACGATCTCGTGCTGTCGGCGTTCCTGTCCGGGCCCGGCTCGACCACGCTGCCGCTGCTGGTGTTCTCGCGCGTCCGGCTCGGGCTGAACCCCGAGATGAATGCGCTCGCGACGCTGTTCATCGTGCTCGTGACGATCGGCGTGATCGGCATCAACATGCTGATGCTGTCGCGCGAGCGGCGGCGCGCGCGCGACCTGCGCGCCGCGCTCGCCGCGGCCTCGGGCGAGCCGCCGGCCGCCGGCGCGGGCGCGTCGCCCGCGGGCGGTCGCTTCGGCGTGCGCGGTTCCGCGTCCACCATTTGA
- a CDS encoding ABC transporter permease subunit has translation MKTLPSSPARGLSSGRSFVIGVPFLWLALLFAVPFVLVLKISFADLRIGIPPYTELVALKDGALNLTLQFSHYAFLIEDSLYVATYISSLKMAAVTTVFCLLIGYPMAYCIARTNPATRNLLMMAVMLPFWTSFLIRVYAWIGILKNNGLLNNFLLSTGLISTPIELYRTNAGVYIGMVYSYLPFLVMPLYAHLVKMDLRLLEAAYDLGAKPWKAFVRITLPLSKNGIIAGCLLVFIPAVGEYVIPELLGGADTLMIGRVMWNEFFNNMDWPMASAVTVAMVLLLLVPMAVFQYYQVKEQGSAR, from the coding sequence ATGAAAACGCTCCCATCCTCCCCCGCACGCGGCCTGTCGTCCGGCCGTTCGTTCGTGATCGGCGTGCCGTTCCTGTGGCTCGCGCTGCTCTTCGCGGTACCGTTCGTGCTGGTGCTGAAGATCAGCTTCGCGGATCTGCGCATCGGCATCCCGCCCTATACCGAACTCGTCGCGCTCAAGGACGGCGCGCTGAACCTGACGCTGCAGTTCAGCCACTATGCGTTCCTGATCGAGGACAGCCTGTACGTCGCGACCTACATCAGTTCGCTGAAGATGGCCGCGGTGACGACCGTGTTCTGCCTGCTGATCGGCTATCCGATGGCGTACTGCATCGCGCGCACGAACCCGGCCACGCGCAACCTGCTGATGATGGCGGTCATGCTGCCGTTCTGGACGTCGTTCCTGATCCGCGTGTACGCGTGGATCGGCATCCTGAAGAACAACGGGCTCCTGAACAACTTCCTGTTGTCGACGGGGCTCATCAGCACGCCGATCGAGCTGTACAGAACCAATGCCGGGGTGTACATCGGCATGGTTTATTCCTACCTGCCGTTCCTCGTGATGCCGCTCTACGCGCATCTCGTGAAGATGGACCTGCGCCTGCTCGAAGCGGCCTACGACCTCGGCGCGAAGCCGTGGAAGGCGTTCGTGCGGATCACGCTGCCGCTGTCGAAGAACGGCATCATCGCGGGCTGCCTGCTGGTGTTCATCCCGGCCGTCGGCGAGTACGTGATCCCCGAGCTGCTCGGCGGCGCGGACACCTTGATGATCGGCCGCGTGATGTGGAATGAGTTTTTCAACAACATGGACTGGCCGATGGCGTCCGCCGTGACGGTCGCGATGGTGCTGCTGCTGCTGGTGCCGATGGCGGTGTTCCAGTACTACCAGGTCAAGGAACAGGGGAGCGCGCGATGA
- a CDS encoding ABC transporter ATP-binding protein → MNPSQVLPDTARRASPDAPSAPAAAFVRIEQVVKKFGDSVAVDNVSLTIEKNELFALLGSSGCGKSTLLRMLAGFETVTSGRILVDGEDLAALPPYKRPVNMMFQSYALFPHMTVEANVAFGLKQEGVPKAELRERVRDALELVQMSRYAGRKPHQLSGGQQQRVALARSLVKRPKLLLLDEPMSALDKKIRQKTQLELVNIIEKVDVTCVMVTHDQEEAMTMAHRLAVMSEGKIVQTGSPSEVYEYPNSRFSAEFIGSTNLFEGVVVEDEPDYIFVESDALDARIHVSHGVTGPLGMPVGISVRPEHIALSREQPDSPHNWARGVVADIAYLGSYSLYHVRLPSGKMVMSNVSSAQIAQAGLPDYDETVFVSWLPASGVVLTQ, encoded by the coding sequence ATGAACCCAAGCCAGGTCTTACCCGACACCGCGCGCCGCGCGTCGCCCGATGCGCCGTCCGCGCCGGCGGCCGCATTCGTGCGGATCGAGCAGGTCGTGAAGAAGTTCGGCGACAGCGTCGCCGTCGACAACGTGAGTCTCACGATCGAGAAGAACGAACTGTTCGCGCTGCTCGGCAGCTCGGGCTGCGGCAAGTCGACGCTGCTGCGCATGCTCGCGGGCTTCGAGACCGTGACCTCGGGGCGGATCCTCGTCGACGGCGAGGACCTGGCGGCGCTGCCGCCGTACAAGCGTCCGGTGAACATGATGTTCCAGTCGTATGCGCTGTTCCCGCACATGACGGTCGAGGCGAATGTCGCGTTCGGCCTCAAGCAGGAAGGCGTGCCGAAGGCCGAACTGAGGGAGCGCGTGCGCGACGCGCTCGAACTCGTGCAGATGAGCCGCTACGCGGGCCGCAAGCCGCACCAGCTGTCGGGCGGCCAGCAGCAGCGGGTCGCGCTCGCGCGCTCGCTCGTCAAGCGGCCCAAGCTGCTGCTGCTCGACGAGCCGATGTCGGCGCTCGACAAGAAGATCCGCCAGAAGACCCAGCTCGAACTCGTGAACATCATCGAGAAAGTCGACGTGACCTGCGTGATGGTCACGCACGACCAGGAGGAGGCGATGACGATGGCGCATCGCCTCGCGGTGATGAGCGAGGGCAAGATCGTGCAGACCGGTTCGCCGAGCGAGGTCTACGAGTATCCGAACAGCCGCTTCTCGGCCGAGTTCATCGGCTCGACGAACCTGTTCGAGGGCGTGGTCGTCGAGGACGAGCCCGACTATATCTTCGTCGAGAGCGACGCGCTCGACGCGCGCATCCACGTCAGCCACGGCGTCACCGGGCCGCTCGGCATGCCGGTCGGGATTTCGGTGCGGCCCGAGCATATCGCGCTGTCGCGCGAACAGCCGGACTCGCCGCACAACTGGGCGCGCGGCGTCGTGGCCGACATCGCGTACCTCGGCAGCTATTCGCTGTATCACGTGCGCCTGCCGAGCGGCAAGATGGTGATGTCGAACGTGTCCAGCGCGCAGATCGCGCAGGCCGGACTGCCCGATTACGACGAGACCGTGTTCGTCTCCTGGCTGCCCGCGAGCGGCGTGGTGCTGACCCAATGA